One Spiribacter halobius DNA segment encodes these proteins:
- a CDS encoding cytochrome P460 family protein, translated as MGATVSITVLAVAAAVALGGPERVAYPENYAATFVRYMTVDKPEREPPIVRFLYVAPDALAMARPGAPLPDGTVVVMEDHLARLGDDGQPLTDANGRFLPGTEVTNVFVQEKRAGWGEIYPPEKRNGDWEYAWFRPDGARRSDRSMDACFECHRSVADQDYTFTTAPFVERVKGE; from the coding sequence TTGGGTGCCACAGTTTCGATCACCGTGCTCGCCGTCGCGGCGGCGGTGGCGCTGGGCGGGCCGGAGCGCGTCGCCTACCCCGAGAACTACGCGGCCACCTTCGTGCGCTACATGACGGTGGACAAGCCCGAACGGGAACCGCCCATCGTCCGCTTCCTCTATGTCGCCCCGGACGCGCTGGCCATGGCGAGGCCCGGCGCACCGCTGCCCGATGGCACGGTCGTGGTCATGGAGGATCATCTCGCACGGCTCGGCGACGACGGCCAACCGCTCACCGACGCCAACGGCCGCTTTCTGCCGGGCACGGAGGTCACGAATGTCTTCGTCCAGGAGAAGCGTGCCGGCTGGGGCGAAATCTATCCGCCCGAGAAGCGCAACGGCGACTGGGAGTACGCGTGGTTCCGACCGGACGGCGCACGCCGCAGCGATCGCAGCATGGACGCCTGCTTCGAGTGCCACAGATCCGTCGCGGACCAGGACTACACCTTCACCACCGCCCCCTTCGTGGAACGCGTCAAGGGCGAGTGA
- a CDS encoding Bax inhibitor-1/YccA family protein, translated as MADNFRVVQSERAASARTGTGARESVLSTNKVLRNTYALLAMTLIFSGVTAGVAMATNAPPLHWILVLGGYFGLLFLTSALRNSVWGLPSVFALTGFMGYTLGPLLNMYIGAFSNGAELVMMALGGTGVMFIGLSAYALTTQKDFSFLRGFLFAGILVAFVGALVAVIFSIPALSMAMSAAFIVLMSALILYQTSEIIHGGETNYIMATITLYVSIYNLFTSLLHLLGVFAGEE; from the coding sequence ATGGCCGACAATTTCCGTGTTGTACAGTCTGAGCGGGCCGCCAGCGCACGTACCGGCACCGGCGCGCGCGAGTCGGTACTCTCGACCAACAAGGTCCTGCGCAACACCTACGCACTGCTGGCGATGACGCTGATCTTCAGCGGCGTCACCGCTGGCGTGGCGATGGCCACCAACGCGCCGCCGCTGCACTGGATTCTGGTGCTGGGCGGCTATTTCGGGCTGCTCTTCCTGACCTCTGCCCTGCGCAACAGCGTCTGGGGCCTGCCGAGCGTGTTCGCCCTGACCGGCTTCATGGGCTACACGCTGGGGCCGTTGCTGAACATGTACATCGGCGCGTTCAGCAACGGTGCAGAGCTCGTGATGATGGCCCTCGGGGGCACCGGCGTGATGTTCATCGGGCTCTCGGCCTACGCCCTGACTACCCAGAAGGACTTCAGCTTCCTGCGCGGCTTCCTGTTCGCCGGCATCCTGGTGGCCTTCGTCGGCGCCCTGGTGGCGGTGATCTTCTCCATTCCGGCGCTGTCGATGGCCATGAGCGCCGCCTTCATCGTGCTGATGAGCGCGCTGATCCTCTACCAGACCAGCGAGATCATCCACGGCGGCGAGACCAACTACATCATGGCGACGATCACGCTGTACGTGTCGATCTACAACCTCTTCACCAGCCTGCTGCACCTTCTCGGCGTCTTCGCCGGCGAGGAGTAG
- a CDS encoding Uma2 family endonuclease, which translates to MLVISSRQGGQPDLALLHPRPDFYRASHPQPGEVFLVIEVAGSSLTYDCDAKLPLHARFGIPEAWLVDPEQRRLERYAEPAAAGYLTQEAVHDLANVPLPTPAGSPLDLRSLFPPV; encoded by the coding sequence ATGCTGGTCATCTCAAGCCGCCAGGGAGGCCAGCCGGACCTGGCACTGCTTCACCCGCGCCCGGACTTCTACCGCGCTTCCCATCCCCAGCCGGGAGAAGTTTTTCTGGTCATCGAGGTCGCCGGCAGTTCGCTGACATATGACTGCGACGCAAAGCTTCCCCTCCATGCCCGCTTTGGCATCCCGGAGGCGTGGCTGGTGGACCCCGAGCAGCGCCGGCTGGAGCGATACGCCGAGCCCGCAGCGGCTGGGTACCTGACCCAGGAGGCCGTCCACGATCTGGCCAACGTGCCCCTTCCGACGCCAGCCGGTAGTCCGCTGGACCTGCGGTCGCTCTTCCCGCCAGTCTGA
- a CDS encoding ABC transporter ATP-binding protein, protein MDNAQSSWQALLRLLRYARGYRRRIAAAVACSTVNKLFDIAPEILIGIAIDVVVNREDSFVASLGLTEPGQQIAALAVLTFFIWAGESLFEYAYMLLWRNLAQRLQADLRQDAYEHLQRQEMAFFERRSTGDLVAVLNDDVNQLERFLDGGANDLVQVLVTVLAVGGVFFLLSPLIALLAFTPVPLIVWGAFFFQRRAAPRYNAVRAQVGALANRLANNIGGMATIKSFTAEGREAERLRAESEAYVAANRQAIAVSSAFIPVIRMAILSGFLLTFTVGGFQVLNGQLNVGAYGVLVFLTQRLLWPLTGLAQTIDLFERAMASTRRILDLMAIPVGAAAGGDRRLPEPVRGEVSFETVTFRYPESGAGVAGVSLHLPAGRTLALVGATGSGKSTLVKLLLRFQVPDAGRILIDGVPVETLTLDSLRGAIGLVSQDVFLFEGSIRDNIAYGRPDADDADIERAARQAEAWEFIERLPHGLDTAVGERGVRLSGGQRQRLSLARALLKDPPILVLDEATSAVDNETEAAIQRSLAHLSHDRTVIVIAHRLSTIVGADEIVVLEAGRIAERGDHASLLARNGLYAAQWRVQTGGAAEMEAHSAAR, encoded by the coding sequence ATGGATAACGCTCAGAGCAGCTGGCAGGCGTTGCTGCGGCTGCTGCGCTACGCCCGCGGCTACCGGCGGCGGATCGCCGCGGCGGTGGCCTGCTCGACCGTCAACAAGCTCTTCGACATTGCCCCGGAGATCCTCATCGGCATTGCCATCGACGTGGTGGTGAACCGCGAGGACAGCTTCGTCGCCTCCCTCGGGCTCACCGAGCCGGGCCAGCAGATCGCCGCGCTCGCCGTGCTCACCTTCTTCATCTGGGCCGGGGAGTCGCTGTTCGAGTACGCCTACATGCTGCTCTGGCGCAACCTCGCCCAGCGCCTGCAGGCGGACCTGCGCCAGGACGCCTACGAGCATCTGCAGCGCCAGGAGATGGCCTTCTTCGAGCGTCGCAGCACCGGCGATCTGGTGGCCGTGCTCAACGACGACGTCAACCAGCTCGAGCGTTTTCTCGACGGTGGCGCCAACGATCTGGTGCAGGTTCTGGTCACGGTGCTCGCCGTGGGCGGGGTGTTCTTCCTGCTCTCGCCGCTGATCGCGCTGCTGGCCTTCACGCCGGTGCCCCTGATCGTCTGGGGTGCGTTCTTTTTCCAGCGCCGGGCGGCGCCGCGCTACAACGCCGTGCGCGCCCAGGTCGGCGCGCTCGCCAACCGGCTCGCCAACAACATCGGGGGCATGGCCACCATCAAGAGCTTCACCGCCGAGGGCCGCGAGGCCGAGCGCCTGCGCGCCGAGAGCGAGGCCTACGTGGCAGCCAACCGGCAGGCCATCGCGGTGAGCTCGGCGTTCATCCCGGTAATCCGCATGGCCATCCTCTCCGGGTTCCTGCTCACCTTCACCGTGGGTGGCTTCCAGGTGCTGAACGGGCAGCTCAACGTCGGGGCGTACGGGGTGCTGGTGTTCCTCACCCAGCGCCTGCTCTGGCCGTTGACCGGGCTCGCCCAGACCATCGACCTGTTCGAGCGGGCGATGGCGAGCACGCGGCGCATCCTCGATCTGATGGCGATACCGGTGGGGGCGGCCGCCGGCGGCGATCGCCGCCTGCCCGAGCCGGTGCGGGGCGAGGTGAGCTTCGAGACCGTCACGTTCCGCTACCCGGAGAGTGGCGCCGGGGTGGCAGGCGTTAGCCTGCATCTCCCCGCGGGGCGCACCCTGGCGCTGGTGGGTGCCACGGGCTCCGGCAAGTCGACCCTGGTCAAGTTGCTGCTCCGCTTCCAGGTTCCGGATGCGGGGCGCATCCTCATCGACGGCGTGCCGGTGGAGACGCTGACCCTCGACTCGCTGCGTGGCGCCATCGGCCTGGTCAGCCAGGACGTGTTCCTGTTCGAGGGCAGCATTCGGGACAACATCGCCTACGGCCGCCCGGATGCCGACGACGCCGACATCGAGCGCGCAGCCCGCCAGGCCGAGGCGTGGGAGTTCATCGAGCGCCTACCCCACGGACTGGACACCGCCGTCGGCGAGCGCGGCGTGCGCCTCTCCGGTGGCCAGCGCCAGCGGCTCTCGCTCGCCCGTGCGCTGCTCAAGGACCCGCCCATCCTCGTGCTGGATGAGGCGACCAGCGCGGTGGACAACGAGACCGAAGCAGCCATTCAGCGCTCGCTGGCCCATCTCTCCCATGACCGTACCGTGATCGTGATTGCCCATCGTCTCTCCACCATCGTGGGTGCGGACGAGATTGTGGTGCTGGAGGCGGGGCGGATTGCCGAGCGCGGGGACCACGCGTCGCTGCTGGCCCGGAACGGTCTCTATGCCGCCCAGTGGCGGGTGCAGACCGGGGGCGCCGCGGAGATGGAGGCCCATAGCGCTGCCAGGTAG
- a CDS encoding metallophosphoesterase family protein — protein MTGQGPLRVAVLADTHGFLDPRIADRVAECDVAVHAGDVGGADVLLALQPRDEVVAIRGNNDTPDRWAECEHHLLETLPREARLALPGGDLVLVHGDDGGSLAERHQRYRRRFPEARAVVYGHSHRQLVDRDEEPWLLNPGAAGRTRTHGGPGCLILDCAADGWRVEPIVFEPRRYRTRRRRQADGPDGGDTENE, from the coding sequence ATGACCGGACAGGGGCCGCTGCGCGTGGCGGTGCTGGCCGATACCCACGGGTTCCTCGACCCGCGCATCGCGGACCGCGTCGCCGAGTGTGACGTGGCGGTCCACGCCGGTGACGTGGGCGGGGCGGACGTCCTGCTCGCCCTGCAGCCGCGGGACGAGGTAGTGGCCATCCGCGGCAACAACGACACGCCGGACCGCTGGGCCGAGTGCGAGCATCATCTGCTCGAGACCCTGCCCCGGGAGGCGCGCCTCGCGCTGCCGGGCGGGGATCTGGTGCTGGTTCATGGCGATGACGGCGGCAGCCTGGCGGAGCGGCATCAGCGCTACCGCCGCCGCTTTCCCGAGGCGCGGGCCGTGGTCTACGGCCACAGCCATCGCCAGCTGGTGGACCGTGACGAGGAGCCCTGGCTGCTCAATCCCGGGGCCGCCGGTCGGACGCGGACGCACGGCGGCCCCGGCTGCCTCATCCTCGACTGCGCGGCTGACGGCTGGCGCGTGGAGCCGATTGTCTTCGAGCCACGCCGCTACCGCACGCGGCGCCGGCGCCAGGCGGACGGTCCCGACGGCGGAGACACGGAGAACGAGTAG
- a CDS encoding TetR/AcrR family transcriptional regulator has protein sequence MSDTQRSVQERDPAGQRRRLPGERRRALIVEAAAERFAAQGFGLSTRELARGMGVTQALLYRYFPSKEALVEAVFEAVFVDRWRPEWSERLGEHKEPLENRLTRFYESFLASRTAVSMRLFMRGALDGQAFPERYTRALDERILRPVVDALRQDAGLPELAREPLLNGERELAMVLHGGIVFLAIRKHIYGTPLPDDCAEHVLLQVRTFLGGAPQVLQSLHSPESPQILRMPVLRAPDAITRP, from the coding sequence GTGAGTGATACCCAGCGCAGCGTCCAGGAGCGTGACCCGGCCGGCCAGCGGCGCCGCCTGCCCGGGGAAAGGCGGCGTGCGCTCATCGTGGAGGCCGCGGCGGAGCGTTTCGCCGCGCAGGGATTCGGACTCTCCACCCGGGAGCTCGCCCGAGGCATGGGCGTGACGCAGGCTCTGCTCTACCGCTACTTCCCCTCGAAGGAGGCGCTGGTGGAGGCGGTGTTCGAGGCGGTCTTCGTGGACCGCTGGCGCCCCGAGTGGAGCGAGCGTCTCGGTGAGCACAAGGAACCCCTGGAGAACCGCCTTACCCGCTTCTACGAGTCGTTCCTGGCCAGCCGTACCGCCGTGTCCATGCGGCTGTTCATGCGCGGTGCGCTGGACGGGCAGGCATTTCCCGAGCGCTACACCCGCGCTCTCGACGAGCGGATCCTGCGTCCGGTAGTGGACGCGCTCCGGCAGGATGCCGGTCTGCCGGAACTCGCGCGCGAGCCGCTGCTTAACGGCGAGCGGGAGCTTGCCATGGTGCTGCACGGCGGGATCGTCTTCCTCGCCATTCGCAAGCACATCTATGGGACGCCGCTACCTGACGACTGCGCGGAGCACGTGTTGCTGCAGGTGCGCACCTTTCTCGGCGGCGCGCCCCAGGTGCTGCAGAGCCTGCACTCGCCGGAATCGCCACAGATCCTGCGCATGCCGGTGCTCCGCGCACCGGACGCGATCACTCGCCCTTGA
- the thrH gene encoding bifunctional phosphoserine phosphatase/homoserine phosphotransferase ThrH, translating to MNIVCLDLEGVLVPEIWIEFAELTGIDALHATTRDIPDYDELMTMRLSELRRHRLGLPDIERVIARLEPMAGARRFLDGLRERYEVVILSDTFYEFARPLMRQLNRPTLFCHTLDVADDGTIRGYRLRLADHKRHAVRAFRGLNFRTVAAGDSYNDTGMLAEADAGVFFRPPQNVVEAFPDYPVTTDYPALEAAIGRGFGE from the coding sequence GTGAACATCGTCTGTCTCGACCTGGAAGGCGTCCTCGTGCCCGAGATCTGGATCGAGTTCGCCGAGCTCACGGGCATCGACGCCCTGCACGCGACCACCCGGGACATCCCCGATTACGACGAGCTGATGACCATGCGGCTCAGCGAGCTGCGACGGCATCGGCTCGGCCTGCCGGATATCGAGCGGGTCATCGCACGGCTCGAGCCCATGGCCGGGGCTCGCCGGTTCCTGGACGGCCTGCGGGAGCGCTATGAGGTGGTCATCCTGTCCGACACCTTCTACGAGTTTGCTCGCCCCCTGATGCGCCAGCTCAACCGGCCGACGCTGTTCTGCCATACCCTGGACGTGGCGGATGATGGCACCATCCGCGGCTACCGCCTGCGCCTGGCCGATCACAAGCGGCATGCCGTGCGTGCCTTCCGCGGCCTCAACTTCCGCACCGTCGCCGCGGGGGATTCCTACAACGATACCGGCATGCTGGCCGAGGCTGATGCCGGGGTTTTCTTTCGGCCGCCGCAGAATGTGGTCGAGGCCTTTCCCGACTATCCCGTGACCACCGACTATCCGGCGCTGGAGGCGGCCATCGGCCGCGGCTTCGGCGAATGA